The Microbacterium paraoxydans genome includes a window with the following:
- a CDS encoding winged helix-turn-helix transcriptional regulator, with amino-acid sequence MALVLVLTNAPLSEQVLPALELLSHRTRQIPAEPAQLINAPEYDIVIVDGRHDLVGAKSLCRLLRATGQDAPLLLVVTEGGMSALSGEWGIDDVLLATAGPAEIDARVRLALARRDEVAEPARVQASGVTIDEQSYSAKLHGRPLDLTYKEFQLLHFLATHPSRVFTREQLLSEVWGYDYFGGTRTVDVHVRRLRAKLGDQEQIIGTVRNVGYRFNVYEDDSLVGSR; translated from the coding sequence GTGGCCCTGGTGCTGGTTCTGACCAATGCTCCGCTCTCGGAGCAGGTGCTGCCCGCCCTCGAGCTGCTGAGCCATCGCACGCGGCAGATCCCGGCGGAGCCGGCGCAGCTGATCAATGCCCCGGAGTACGACATCGTGATCGTCGACGGCCGCCACGACCTCGTCGGGGCGAAGTCGCTGTGCCGACTGCTGCGGGCCACCGGACAGGACGCACCGCTCCTGCTCGTGGTGACCGAGGGCGGCATGAGCGCGCTGTCGGGCGAGTGGGGCATCGACGACGTCCTGCTGGCGACGGCCGGTCCTGCGGAGATCGACGCACGCGTGCGTCTGGCGCTCGCGCGACGGGACGAGGTCGCCGAACCGGCGCGCGTGCAGGCCTCCGGCGTCACGATCGACGAGCAGTCCTACTCGGCCAAGCTCCACGGGCGGCCGCTGGACCTCACCTACAAGGAGTTCCAGCTCCTGCACTTCCTCGCCACCCACCCGTCCCGGGTGTTCACCCGCGAGCAGCTGCTCAGCGAGGTGTGGGGGTACGACTACTTCGGCGGCACCAGGACCGTCGACGTGCACGTGCGACGGCTCCGCGCCAAGCTCGGCGATCAGGAGCAGATCATCGGCACCGTGCGCAACGTCGGGTACCGCTTCAACGTCTACGAGGACGACAGCCTGGTCGGCTCGCGCTGA